From Bradyrhizobium symbiodeficiens, the proteins below share one genomic window:
- a CDS encoding ABC transporter substrate-binding protein, which yields MRSVWTLAAMAALSVLTASTITLAGEPKQGGVLRMYHRDSPANASILEGATYSVNVPFMGVFNNLVIYDQHIAQNSPDTLRPELAESWSWGNDNKKLTFKLRQGVKWHDGKPFTSADVKCTFDLLMGKSQQKLRQNPRKAWYSEVNDITTSGDFEVSFDLKRPQPSLLAMLASGYTPIYPCHVSPADMRTHPIGTGPFKFVEFKANESIKLTRNPDYWKKGLPHLDGIEYTIITNRSTAILAFVAGKFDMTFPTHITIPLLKDIKSQAPNATCVVEPTNVSTNIIVNSSSPPFDNIDIRRAMAMALDRKAFVDILFEGQADIGGTMLPPPQGIWGMPKDKLETIAGYGPNVNANREEAKKLMQKAGYGPDKHLAVKVSTRNIAEYRDPAVILIDQLKSIYIDGELDVVETANWFPKVARKDYMLGLNLTGNSVDDPDQSFYENYSCGSERNYTNYCNKEIEKLFDAQSQETDIAKRKPQVWEIDKKLQEDVARPIIFHARAGTCWQPYVKGVTIMSNSSYNGFRYEDVWLDK from the coding sequence ATGCGGAGCGTATGGACGCTCGCCGCAATGGCGGCGCTATCTGTGCTGACGGCCTCAACCATCACGCTCGCCGGCGAGCCCAAGCAAGGCGGCGTCCTGCGGATGTATCACCGCGACAGTCCGGCAAACGCATCCATCCTCGAAGGCGCGACCTATTCGGTCAACGTGCCGTTCATGGGCGTTTTCAACAATCTCGTCATTTACGACCAGCACATCGCGCAGAATAGTCCTGATACCCTTCGGCCCGAACTGGCCGAAAGCTGGTCCTGGGGCAACGACAACAAGAAGCTAACGTTCAAACTGCGCCAGGGCGTCAAATGGCATGACGGCAAGCCGTTCACGTCGGCCGATGTCAAATGCACCTTCGATCTCCTGATGGGAAAATCACAGCAGAAGCTTCGGCAGAATCCGCGCAAGGCCTGGTACAGCGAGGTCAACGACATCACGACAAGCGGCGATTTCGAGGTCTCCTTCGATTTGAAGCGGCCGCAACCCTCGCTGCTGGCGATGCTGGCGTCCGGCTATACGCCGATCTATCCCTGTCACGTCTCGCCGGCGGACATGCGCACCCATCCGATCGGGACCGGACCGTTCAAATTCGTCGAGTTCAAGGCCAATGAATCGATCAAGCTGACGCGCAATCCGGACTATTGGAAGAAGGGTCTGCCCCATCTCGACGGCATCGAGTACACCATCATCACGAACCGCTCGACCGCGATCCTCGCTTTCGTCGCCGGCAAGTTCGACATGACCTTCCCGACGCACATCACCATCCCACTGCTGAAGGACATCAAGTCGCAGGCGCCGAACGCGACCTGCGTCGTCGAGCCGACCAACGTTTCGACCAACATCATCGTCAATTCGAGCTCGCCGCCGTTCGACAACATCGATATCCGCCGGGCGATGGCGATGGCGCTCGACCGCAAGGCCTTCGTCGATATCCTGTTCGAAGGCCAGGCCGATATCGGCGGCACCATGCTGCCGCCGCCGCAAGGCATCTGGGGCATGCCCAAGGACAAGCTCGAGACCATTGCGGGCTACGGGCCGAACGTGAATGCGAACCGCGAGGAGGCGAAGAAGCTGATGCAGAAGGCGGGCTACGGCCCGGACAAGCATCTCGCGGTGAAAGTCTCGACCCGGAACATCGCGGAATATCGAGACCCCGCCGTGATCCTGATCGACCAGCTCAAGAGCATCTATATCGACGGCGAGCTCGACGTCGTCGAGACCGCGAACTGGTTCCCGAAGGTCGCGCGCAAGGACTACATGCTGGGCCTCAACCTGACCGGCAATTCCGTCGACGATCCCGACCAGTCCTTCTACGAGAACTATTCCTGCGGCTCGGAGCGGAACTACACCAATTACTGCAACAAGGAGATCGAGAAGCTGTTCGACGCGCAGTCCCAGGAGACCGACATCGCCAAGCGCAAGCCGCAGGTGTGGGAGATCGACAAGAAGCTGCAAGAAGATGTCGCACGCCCGATCATCTTCCACGCACGGGCCGGCACGTGCTGGCAGCCCTATGTCAAGGGCGTCACGATCATGTCGAACAGCTCCTATAACGGCTTTCGCTACGAGGATGTGTGGCTCGACAAGTAG
- a CDS encoding ABC transporter permease — translation MLAYLVRRLFLMLVTLFGISIVIFLLLRIVPGNIVDILFAAAGYVDPADKANLEKELGLDQPLVMQYWHWISGFLRGDFGYSYVSEKPALQEILPRIPITARLAGLALLFSASIGIPLGVISAVKQGTRLDYALRVVSLSGLSLPSFWLGLLILTASVAMFGQMPIFNPNPQTWLEAFATYAVPAAAVGFRSAALTMRITRSSMLEVLRQDYIRTARAKGASDAAVNYRHALKNAILPVITVIGIEAAFLIGGLIVTETVFNIPGVARFLVEAIRWRDYPIVQNLVMLIAVVVVSANFIVDMLYAVFDPRIRYTD, via the coding sequence ATGCTTGCCTATCTGGTGCGACGCCTGTTCCTGATGCTCGTGACCCTGTTCGGGATCTCGATCGTCATTTTCCTGCTGCTGCGCATCGTGCCCGGCAATATCGTCGACATCCTGTTCGCCGCGGCCGGCTATGTCGATCCCGCCGACAAGGCCAATCTGGAGAAGGAGCTCGGCCTCGACCAGCCGCTGGTGATGCAATATTGGCACTGGATTAGCGGCTTCCTGCGCGGTGACTTCGGCTACTCCTACGTCTCCGAGAAGCCGGCGCTTCAGGAGATATTGCCGCGGATCCCGATCACAGCGCGGCTCGCCGGCCTCGCGCTGCTGTTCTCGGCCTCGATCGGCATCCCGCTCGGCGTCATCAGCGCGGTGAAGCAAGGCACGCGGCTGGATTACGCCTTGCGTGTCGTCAGCTTGAGCGGATTGTCGCTGCCCTCGTTCTGGCTCGGGCTGCTCATACTGACAGCGTCGGTGGCGATGTTCGGCCAGATGCCGATCTTCAATCCGAATCCGCAGACCTGGCTCGAGGCGTTCGCAACCTACGCCGTGCCCGCCGCCGCCGTCGGCTTCCGCAGCGCGGCCCTGACCATGCGCATCACGCGGTCCTCGATGCTGGAGGTGCTGCGCCAGGATTACATCCGCACCGCGCGCGCGAAAGGCGCCTCCGACGCCGCCGTCAACTATCGGCACGCGCTGAAGAACGCGATCCTGCCCGTCATCACCGTGATCGGCATCGAAGCGGCATTCCTGATCGGCGGCCTGATCGTCACCGAGACGGTGTTCAACATCCCCGGCGTCGCCCGCTTCTTGGTCGAGGCGATCCGCTGGCGCGACTATCCGATCGTGCAGAACCTCGTGATGCTGATCGCCGTCGTGGTGGTGAGCGCGAATTTCATCGTCGACATGCTCTACGCCGTGTTCGATCCGCGCATCAGGTACACGGATTAG
- a CDS encoding ABC transporter permease, giving the protein MAAIDFDVELRRAGAHATGGWRRVLFLAQRHVLGAAGLVIMAVFVFMAIFADFIARYDPLSIDSARALARPSLAHWMGTDSFGRDVFSRIIHGARISLAVGIGSTALGGTIGVIVGLTSGYLSGWVDLVFQRVSDVLQALPLLVLALVMTAALGPSLPNVIIAIAIPLIPTVARVIRANTLALRELPFIEAAKSIGMSEVRIALRHVLPNTMAPLIVLATAQLGSTILTEASLSFLGLGIPEPYPSWGRMLSESAAEYVRTAPWLVIFPGIAISLAVFGANLFGDALRDILDPRQRG; this is encoded by the coding sequence TTGGCCGCTATCGACTTCGACGTTGAACTGAGGCGGGCCGGCGCGCATGCGACCGGCGGCTGGCGGCGCGTGCTGTTTCTGGCACAGCGGCATGTGCTGGGCGCCGCGGGCCTCGTCATCATGGCCGTGTTCGTATTCATGGCAATCTTCGCCGACTTCATTGCGCGCTATGATCCCCTCTCGATCGATTCGGCCCGCGCTCTGGCTCGCCCGAGCCTGGCGCACTGGATGGGAACGGACTCGTTCGGCCGCGACGTGTTCAGCCGCATCATCCACGGCGCACGGATCTCGCTTGCCGTCGGAATCGGCTCGACCGCGCTCGGCGGCACGATCGGCGTCATCGTCGGCCTGACCTCCGGCTATCTCTCCGGCTGGGTCGATCTGGTGTTTCAGCGCGTCTCCGATGTCCTCCAGGCGCTGCCGCTGCTGGTGCTGGCGCTGGTGATGACGGCGGCACTCGGCCCGTCGCTGCCGAACGTGATCATCGCGATTGCCATTCCGCTGATCCCGACGGTCGCGCGCGTCATCCGCGCCAACACGCTGGCGCTGCGGGAACTCCCCTTCATCGAGGCCGCCAAGTCGATCGGCATGAGTGAGGTGCGCATCGCGCTCCGCCACGTGCTGCCGAACACGATGGCGCCGCTGATCGTGCTCGCCACTGCGCAGCTCGGCTCGACCATCCTGACCGAAGCCTCGCTGTCGTTCCTCGGTCTCGGCATTCCCGAGCCTTATCCATCCTGGGGCCGCATGCTGTCGGAATCCGCCGCCGAATATGTCCGCACCGCGCCGTGGCTGGTGATTTTCCCGGGCATCGCGATCAGCCTCGCCGTATTCGGCGCCAATTTGTTCGGCGACGCCCTGCGCGACATCCTCGATCCCCGGCAGCGCGGCTGA